In Tachypleus tridentatus isolate NWPU-2018 chromosome 7, ASM421037v1, whole genome shotgun sequence, a genomic segment contains:
- the LOC143255718 gene encoding uncharacterized protein LOC143255718, which yields MFIVTKSHKNDKLEMFIVTKSHKNDKLEMFIVTRSHQNDELEMFIVTKSHQNDELEMFIVTKSHQNDKLEMFIVTKSHQNDELEMFIVTKSHENDKLEMFIVTKSHQNDELEMFIVTKSHENDKLEMFIVTKSHQNDELEMFIVTKSHENDKLEMFIVTKSHENDKLEMFIVTKSHQNDELEMFIVTKSHEKCCVHFRRFIQFTRTFIISVDICFTHHVMLKWFYFDLSFHP from the coding sequence ATGTTTATTGTTACCAAGTctcataaaaatgataaattggaAATGTTTATTGTTACCAAGTctcataaaaatgataaattggaAATGTTTATTGTTACCAGGTCTCATCAAAATGATGAATTGGAAATGTTTATTGTTACCAAGTCTCATCAAAATGATGAATTGGAAATGTTTATTGTTACCAAGTCTCATCAAAATGATAAATTGGAAATGTTTATTGTTACCAAGTCTCATCAAAATGATGAATTGGAAATGTTTATTGTTACCAAGTCTCATGAAAATGATAAATTGGAAATGTTTATTGTTACCAAGTCTCATCAAAATGATGAATTGGAAATGTTTATTGTTACCAAGTCTCATGAAAATGATAAATTGGAAATGTTTATTGTTACCAAGTCTCATCAAAATGATGAATTGGAAATGTTTATTGTTACCAAGTCTCATGAAAATGATAAATTGGAAATGTTTATTGTTACCAAGTCTCATGAAAATGATAAATTGGAAATGTTTATTGTTACCAAGTCTCATCAAAATGATGAATTGGAAATGTTTATTGTTACGAAGTCTCATGAAAAATGTTGCGTACATTTCCGTCGTTTTATTCAATTCACAAGAACATTCATAATTTCTGTAGACATCTGTTTTACACATCACGTCATGCTTAAGTGGTTCTACTTTGACCTTTCCTTCCATCCTTAG
- the LOC143255717 gene encoding oplophorus-luciferin 2-monooxygenase non-catalytic subunit-like, producing the protein MPQLTKLPRTHFVILAVLCFAVDISDSGIVGPSGLGVYPTSGCPPPEAILPCVCGGFSIITCSNVTDEKQLVVVFQQNFTDKGVFGSFFMENTPIKRIPSKIFGSVVRFRELNMDNNTMLEVIKEDAFSGLEETANAIYLRNCSITSSNVFKAVSKLISLNVIYLNNNQLTSVPDHAFGNQELKAVFLQNNRITSIGVRPFEGLQSLVQVDLSNNLISEITDYAFHLNFESDNIPAFVLINNSISDLPLHAFGELKTPFILVLNRNRITSLKKEIFEPLLQLFSQKNAGHLHVEENPFHCDCSMKWLVEEKQYFKYISHVICQDGRNLKDYTVDQLGDCSSL; encoded by the exons aTGCCACAACTCACGAAGCTGCCGAGAACACATTTCGTCATTTTAGCTGTTCTCTGTTTTGCTGTTGACATAAGCGATTCTGGAATAGTGGGTCCATCAGGTTTAGGAGTCTATCCAACATCTGGTTGTCCTCCTCCTGAAGCCATACTTCCTTGCGTTTGTGGCGGGTTTTCAATAATTACCTGCAGTAACGTTACAGACGAAAAACAGTTAGTTGTCGTATTCCAACAGAATTTCACGGATAAGGGAGTTTTTGGCTCTTTTTTTATGGAAAACACACCTATCAAGAGAATTCCGTCGAAGATATTTGGTTCCGTTGTCCGTTTTCGTGAGCTAAACATGGATAATAACACTATGCTAGAAGTAATTAAAGAAGATGCATTTTCTGGTCTGGAAGAAACGGCTAATGCTATTTACCTACGAAACTGTAGTATCACttcatcaaatgtttttaaagcaGTTTCTAAACTTATCTCtctaaatgttatttacttaaataataaccAGTTAACAAGTGTACCTGATCACGCTTTTGGTAATCAAGAGCTTAAAGcagtttttcttcaaaataacCGTATAACCAGTATTGGAGTTCGACCTTTTGAAGGTCTTCAGAGTCTAGTACAAGTTGACTTGAGTAATAATTTGATATCAGAAATCACTGATTATGCCTTTCACTTGAATTTTGAAAGTGATAATATTCCAGCCTTTGTTCTAATCAATAACAGCATTTCAGACCTGCCACTTCACGCTTTTGGAGAGCTAAAAACTCCTTTTATTTTAGTCTTAAACAGGAACCGCATCACTAGTCTTAAAAAAGAAATCTTTGAGCCACTGTTACAGTTGTTTTCACAGAAAAACGCTGGACATTTGCACGTGGAAG aaaatcCCTTTCATTGTGACTGTTCCATGAAATGGTTGGTTGAAGAAAAGCAATACTTCAAGTATATCTCACACGTTATTTGTCAAGATGGCCGAAATTTGAAAGATTACACAGTAGATCAGCTTGGTGACTGCAGCTccctctaa